The following coding sequences lie in one Apium graveolens cultivar Ventura chromosome 3, ASM990537v1, whole genome shotgun sequence genomic window:
- the LOC141714500 gene encoding uncharacterized protein LOC141714500 yields the protein MSCLSWNCRGLGNPQTIRALYDLIKDHKPSFVFLIETISVASKIEELRVLFGFEFCFSVDRGGRGGGLAVLWKGPLQCQISGYSQHHIDVVFLENNVESWRLSCYYGHPERTRRRESWALICKLASISVLPWWIWGDFNDLMNVEDKKGRSQYHQYLFDGFSKTIHDCNLSELPLGGGKFTWERSRGTKAWVREKLDRGFAFASWWKKFPLHDLKIMHTSVSDHEPLVLDLFKVNMSKKAFRFRFENMWLKEPEFTKEVSDIWSTLPPIHLLSKLLEVSSFMARWGRTFFHKFREK from the coding sequence ATGAGTTGCCTAAGTTGGAACTGCCGGGGTCTTGGGAACCCTCAGACAATTCGTGCTCTTTATGATCTCATCAAAGATCATAAGCCCAGTTTTGTATTTTTAATTGAAACAATTTCTGTTGCTAGCAAAATTGAAGAGTTAAGGGTCCTTTTTGGTTTTGAGTTTTGTTTCTCAGTTGATAGAGGTGGGAGAGGTGGTGGCCTTGCAGTACTTTGGAAAGGACCTTTACAGTGCCAAATTTCAGGTTACTCACAACACCATATCGATGTTGTGTTCTTGGAGAATAATGTTGAATCTTGGCGTCTCTCCTGCTATTATGGACACCCTGAACGTACAAGGCGTAGAGAATCGTGGGCATTAATTTGCAAGTTGGCGAGTATCTCTGTGCTCCCCTGGTGGATCTGGGGAGACTTTAATGATCTCATGAACGTGGAGGATAAGAAAGGTAGATCACAATACCATCAATATCTTTTTGATGGATTCAGTAAGACCATACATGACTGTAATCTATCTGAGTTACCCCTAGGAGGAGGTAAATTTACCTGGGAGCGAAGCCGTGGTACTAAAGCCTGGGTTAGAGAAAAGTTGGACAGAGGTTTTGCTTTTGCTAGTTGGTGGAAGAAATTTCCATTgcatgatttaaaaattatgcaTACATCTGTATCTGATCATGAACCCTTGGTGTTGGACTTATTCAAAGTAAACATGTCAAAGAAAGCATTTAGATTTCGCTTCGAGAATATGTGGTTAAAAGAACCTGAGTTTACCAAGGAGGTGTCTGATATCTGGAGTACACTTCCCCCTATTCATCTGCTATCAAAACTGCTGGAAGTGTCATCTTTTATGGCTCGTTGGGGCAGGACGTTCTTTCATAAGTTCAGAGAAAAATAA
- the LOC141714501 gene encoding uncharacterized protein LOC141714501: MMLCVKTVSYNFCFNDALIGPNIRRKGLRQGDPLSPYLFLVCVEGLSNALDLSSASGEIHGCRIAPTAPSMSHILFADDSFLFFQGTTEEDGNVKRVLEDYERHLGQAVNLMKSEVYFSANIRRDKQVEICGILGVYNEITETKYLGLPSFVGRSKRKVFGYLKEEAIRNRLISKGMRVPITYPMCLSDIEHLAYLLFDCPFAAACWEHVNMSFNWQEIEFAPDWLLEKITTLNSKDLSKV; this comes from the exons ATGATGCTATGTGTTAAAACAGTGAGCTATAATTTCTGCTTCAATGATGCTCTAATTGGGCCTAACATACGAAGGAAGGGGTTGCGTCAGGGCGATCCCCTCTCACCCTACCTATTTCTGGTGTGTGTTGAGGGTTTGTCAAATGCATTGGATTTATCATCAGCATCTGGTGAAATTCACGGTTGCAGAATAGCACCAACAGCACCATCGATGTCACATATCTTATTTGCAGACGACAGTTTTCTTTTCTTCCAGGGAACAACAGAGGAGGATGGTAATGTTAAAAGGGTGTTAGAAGATTATGAGAGGCATTTGGGACAAGCTGTAAACCTTATGAAGTCTGAAGTTTATTTTAGTGCGAACATCAGACGCGACAAACAAGTTGAGATATGTGGCATTTTGGGAGTGTACAACGAAATTACAGAAACTAAATATCTGGGGTTGCCATCGTTTGTGGGCAGATCGAAACGTAAGGTTTTTGGTTACTTAAAGGAGGAGGCCA TCAGGAACCGTTTAATCTCTAAAGGAATGCGTGTTCCCATCACCTACCCCATGTGTTTGTCCGACATAGAGCATTTGGCTTATTTGCTTTTTGATTGTCCATTTGCTGCTGCTTGTTGGGAGCATGTAAACATGAGTTTCAACTGGCAGGAGATTGAGTTTGCCCCTGACTGGCTACTGGAGAAAATCACCACTTTGAATTCTAAGGACCTAAGTAAGGTGTGA